The Ipomoea triloba cultivar NCNSP0323 chromosome 14, ASM357664v1 region GCaacatcattttttttggggggggggggggggggNggggggggggggggggggggggagataCTAGGGGAAAATATCATATtcctttaaaaaatgaaaattaactatattaaatataatagtaTTATGCATTCCGCAAATGATTGATTTTGTACTCTGTCGATTTTActtgtcatgtttactatttatttgtCAAATCAATTATTTCCATGTTGCTTattagttaacaagggcaaatttaaaatgtttagagATAATCCTAGAtcctaataacaataatatttattttacttttaatttgtattttgtacttttatatttaatatatatatatatatatatatatatatatatatatatatatatatatatatatatatatataacatgttagtcgtatttattaaataataaaataacaaaaattttaagagtAGGACTACTTTTGGCAAACAAATGAAAGTAAATGGTGTAATATGACAATTAAAATAGTATGACTAATTGTCGCAATGCCGAACAATAGTAGATGactaaaatgaaattttctctATTAAGATATACCTTATGATTATAATAAAATCTCTTATAAGACTGTATCATGAATTTCCATCGGTAATACGAGTTGAaattttcataagtattattattatgccaaattttagGTTAACATGTATAATACAAGTTTATTGTTTTTCAAAACgtaaaaacacacaaaaagtaTGTGATTCCTCAGAAAATATGAAGGTAAAAATTGCAAGATTCTCACCAGCCGACATATCTTCCTAGGTTGGCTTGTTCGAAAAGAAAATCAATCCCCCCTGGCCTAATAACTAATcatcattatttaatatatcaGCAATCCTATAATACAACTCTTTAAAAATAAGGtaagaatgaaaagaaaaaaaaaatctccaataGTTCGAATTTCTTTCTTCCTGGACTTGCAGAAAGAATGTGAGGTTCCCGGCCAAAAAATGCATACATCTCATCAGTCTCATATGGTGATGTTATGCCCAATCACACTTGTGAAAATGAATTATTCTGCTGGGAGTTCACAGATTGATCATGCATATAGATCAGAGTCAGAGATcccaatcattttttttttcagcaacTCCTAGTAAAGTAGTAAAGTTAGTCTGGCGATTAGCTCGGTAATTAACCGGCAAGGttctaaatttgattttttatgaaGTTATCTATtggttttcttggtttgagttggtCAGTTATAGAAAATTGAATTTCACTTATAGTGcaccttcttttctttttttttttttttttttttttttttaaaatatcaggGAATATTCCGATTAACAATATGACTCCTATGAACCATGCTGCCATCATAACACACTTTTGAGTGATGATTGTTTACTTCTCgtaaatcaaatgaaaatatttttttttgtcctgCCAGGCTTAGCTCAACGTTTTAAGGGTCCCTGGGAAGTTTTGCTCCAATGACAAGGTTAGAGTTCGATTCCtactgaagaaaaaaaataaaaaattgattagaAATGATGAAGACTCCTTGAGACCGCCTCACGAATCAATTCGAGACGAGTcaggtcaatatgaaaatgtaatacttatattgaaagaatgcaaatattaattatgaataaaatttttgttacttgtaagGAAAAAACTGTAATACAtttgataaaaaatgtaaatgtattacattttcttttataagtaacaaatattttatttttgattaaaattacatttttcaatataattattaaagtttGACCTATTCCCAGTAGCTTCAAGCGCCTTGTTGACATCAAGCAAGGtgctactcttttttttttttttaagcaattAAATTAAGAATCATGAATATGACGTCAGCCGTACGTACCCAGTCGGCGTCATTCTATGACGCAAGCTAGCGTGTGATTCCAGAACCCGCCACTATATAACAGCCCTTTACGCCAACACAAAACGACACCCACTTAACAACCGCGAACACGCGAAGCTGCGAACTCATTTCCCGCACTTATATTCCACGTTCTTGTCGGTAACAATAATACTATACGGAGACGTTTTCCATTTTAACTTTCTGCAAATTAGACCGACGTTTtccattttcttaatttctGCAAATTCCAACACAAATGGGGGTGGAGAAGAGGAAGCGTTTGAATGACGTTGAAGTTCCCGGCAAGAAGGCCAgggcggcgccggcgccggaaaACGACGGGAAGACCAATAATCCGGTGGCGGCGGAAGAGGAGGAGGTGGAGGAGTTCTTTGCCATCCTGCGGAGGATACAAGTGGCTGTGAAGTATTTCGGGAAAGTTAACGGCGAGAGTGGCGGCGGTGGGCGGAAAGCGACGGCGGAGATGGCGGTTAGGCCGTGGAATCCATCTTTCCGACGAGAAGATTTTGAGGAGATAGCGGAGGCGCCGGAGACGGTAGTGAATACGGGTTTGGATCTTAACACTGAACCGGATTGCCAACCAACAGACGACAAAAAGCCCGTTTAAACGGGTATTACCCAATTTCACTTACTAATTCCacctgtaattttttttttttttttttttacttttggaatcattatttttaataaatgatcattaactttatttatttttaacttgcCGTTggtgccaaagaccttatggtctagtggcaccgaTTGCACTTCACATAAGAGGGGTGAGTTTTTTGTCTTAGTGaatgcgatattgactctttgtgattgagaaagtagatatgaacagatactacactgtaacaACCGCATGAGTATATCTTAGACCCATGAACTCGCTTTTTGTGCCATTGAGAAGTAAATTGAGTCAATCTAGCTTCAAAATTTAACACCATATTATACATTTCTGAACACAAAAAAGCTCAATCCAAACACAAAGCATACAAATCTTCAATGTTCGtgatatagattaaaaaaaattattgttttatatctccataaacataaatttaaatgtacaaAAACATTAAATTGCATGTATATcataactatttttattcactatGTAGTAGGATTATAACATTTCTTCTATATATTcatgaaaaataaagtttaatgtaAATAAACATTGCACTAAATGTtcatcatgtttaataacaaTCATCATGCactatgtttataatattttatctatACAATCATAAATCTAAGCTTTAATTAATGAACATAAACAGTAAATTGTTGATACATCAAATCTATTTCCATTCACTTTGATGTGTAGTATATCCATAATGTTCTTTCTATTTGTGtgtgtcatttaaaagatatcaattagaacattttaataatacatttttcatataataattttgtttgtacaaaaaaaaaaagagataaaaataaatttatgttgaaaaaaattaagtagaaaaaatagaaatgtGTTAGACTTGCACCCTAGgccatgatataactattgttttatacttgccaaaaaaatataactatTGTTTTATACTTGCCAGAAAAAATATAACTATTGTTTTGATTAGATACTCATCTAGCTCGTCATGTTTTAGAGTGCAGGCGTATTAGCGAAAGTCATGTTTTGGAGTGGAGGTGCATTAGGGGAAGTCACACTCCTATGTAACTAATCTTTGAAAATAGTTACACTCCTACGTAACTATATAAGATAATAAGAAGTTGAATCAAGATGAGGTTGGTCGAATTTTTCGTACATTATTAGTGAATAAATGTGATGCTCACTTAGTAATTTTGAGGATAGTAGGGTGATGAATATGGGGTCACTTCTAAGGTTTTGAGTCATCCACCAAATCATTTACAATGTTGGATGTTAGTTGTGTATCACTTTAATCTTTTATGATCAAGTTCTAGTAGttgttattgttttgttttattagctatatatgtattttgatatatcataaatatataataagacAAATAGCTAGCTCATTATTTATcaatttgacaaatattttaCAATCTTGTGATGAGCATGTTTGTTGATCAAACACTCACACTAcatcataaaatataatataatagatgtTGATGGGGATTATTCTTCAGGGTCAATGTACGTACGGAGGTCGATATCGAGTCCTTAGCACGTGACATGGCCTCATCGATCACTACCGACCGCACTTAAACATTTCCCGATCATCTTAGATACTGAGCTTACGTGCTTGACTCTTGAGCAGATTCTAGTATCTTCCTGACCAACCCGACGACTTATTAATCTCGGGATCGGCCTTTAGACTTAGGTTCTAGCGACTGCACTCCGTGCTTAGGGGAACACCTAAGAACACGCGTACGATTCTCCAAGCGCCCCGACCTCAACCTGTGCATGCGTTCCACGTGCTTAGCAAGTCAGATGGTAGGAACTTGTTTCCAACCTCGACTATAAATACTGCATTTATTGTGAGGTAGGGGATCTTTTGAATGTTTCTATAGGCTATAAAGGAGCTCGGAGACCTCTGACTCATTGTCACGTAGCCCAAGCCCAACACTTAAATCAGCCAGCTGACAAAGCTAAGGACTTGGGCTTGCGCCGACTTTAGTCTGTATTCCGTAGTTCATACTACCGGTATTTGCTATATCATTTTGCCTGTATTTGCTACATCAgatgtgattttttttgaaattaaaaaaaaaaaaaaaactagctagTTTCCTTCATTAATAGTGCagctttcatttcattttctttcaaaGTTGGAAGAAGACACAATTTAAAGAGGCAATAAACTTTTTGAAGCATCATAGCTTTCATTATATTGCTGGCAAAAATAaagaagtctttttttttttttttactgattTAATGTCAATATTGCATGATATTTACAAgtcaaaattatttaattaattgtaatttttgtgtattCAGGTgtataattagaaattttttttataatttcatgatttaattattatctttatatagtttaaatgtttattcGACTCTTATTCTAAATATGATTTATTgattttcatat contains the following coding sequences:
- the LOC116005078 gene encoding NRR repressor homolog 1-like, producing the protein MGVEKRKRLNDVEVPGKKARAAPAPENDGKTNNPVAAEEEEVEEFFAILRRIQVAVKYFGKVNGESGGGGRKATAEMAVRPWNPSFRREDFEEIAEAPETVVNTGLDLNTEPDCQPTDDKKPV